The following proteins come from a genomic window of Coffea arabica cultivar ET-39 chromosome 11c, Coffea Arabica ET-39 HiFi, whole genome shotgun sequence:
- the LOC113716074 gene encoding uncharacterized protein has protein sequence MRALVWNCRGVGSPLTVPQLKESVKLHSPELIFLSETKNRKDVMNKVRLQLRYDRLFVVDPIGRAGGLAVLWRNELQICKVLYTDFTIELLIERTGARDRWWLICVYASSEDQIREKQWKVIEGRKSLWGQNWVLAGDMNDILSNDEKWGGCRRPERSFHTFRDFVNKNQLIDIGFEGIPWTWSNNWEEGKEIKERLDRVLCSRQWRREFEKAKCLHIQNEASDHAMMLLDTDSCGRKWKRRQRNNNAKNEIRELRQKLAEVQSDGHANRIGKVRELKKRLEEAYKREEVFWGQKARIKWLQEGDKNTKFFHASVAERRRRNNISCLKKGDGTWCDSEQEVATEIQGFFQELFTSSNPQQIESTLRDIPLVITDQMNEMLVRPVSELEVRNAVFSPQPNKAPGPDGMTSAFFQHYWNVIKADLLNAISSFFHSGQLLKAINETIITLIPKVDSPVLVSQFRPISLCNVVYRIISKILVLRLKPVLNCCISQNQSAFVPGRQIIDNVVIAHEFIHCLNNRRFGTNTFMALKLDMSKAYDRVEWLFVLKIMEKMGFCKKWRDWIFKCMSSVVYSFNLNGEKRGIVIPTRGIRQGDPLSPYIFLLVSEGLSRLLSSAMVRQEISGLKIAKHSPALSHLFFADDTLIFCKANKEEAAKVMKLLELYGKASGQIINAEKSSVFFSKNTKEGEKAEILDTLGGMREAKQSKYLGLPLVIGRPKKQVFSYIKERVIRRLGGWKERLLSNAAMLAKQLWRILTRPNLLVSRIVRGKYVRGSSFWEVNINAGDSWVWKSFLSARELLEEGVRLRVGDGKQIDIWEDKWLLDQEYGKIRSCKPQPCHIQRVHELISDGNWNVDMIREVFEKEDCQRILDIPISKCGGKDRLVWSFSNSGEYTVKTGYAVAKDLQWKKKGVCQQQGSSSRNEFKSGVWKLLWGLNVKHKLKHFVWKCLQRILPVNETVRRRTGQGDDRCCCCGERTETLEHMFFFCKHAELIWKFAPINWEGLNEYRYSFWHWWGSLMEAQVRKEGREHIELTINVLWQIWKSRNLIQFNREGRCPGLTSNKAVQEWLEFQNVSIVKMEDDEKGRGIERGPVKWEPPPENVICLNTDAAIKQIGAKASWGVVARCMEGKLRGAWAGCEDRRGIPIVEEARAVRHALVLAKQNGWRNIIIQTDCKRIVDQIRDGKLNDHLAGAVLFDIMALSKDFSSCLFSFVKREGNNVSHQLAKFALKLVSEIAWKESFPSWLSSIAKMDVGAFAPNLGSSVFK, from the exons ATGAGAGCTCTGGTGTGGAACTGTCGAGGTGttgggagccccttgacagttccccagCTTAAGGAGAGTGTCAAACTCCACTCCCCAGAGTTGATTTTCTTGTCTGAAACAAAAAACAGGAAGGATGTTATGAATAAAGTACGACTACAGTTAAGGTATGATAGGTTGTTTGTGGTTGATCCAATTGGGAGGGCTGGTGGACTAGCAGTTTTGTGGAGGAATGAGTTGCAAATCTGTAAGGTATTATATACTGATTTTACTATTGAATTGCTAATAGAAAGGACTGGGGCTAGGGATAGATGGTGGCTGATATGTGTTTATGCTAGTAGTGAGGACCAGATTAGGGAAAAGCAGTGGAAGGTTATAGAGGGTAGGAAAAGCTTATGGGGCCAGAATTGGGTATTGGCGGGGGATATGAATGACATTTTATCTAATGATGAGAAATGGGGGGGCTGTAGAAGGCCAGAAAGGAGTTTTCATACGTTCAGGGATTTTGTAAACAAAAATCAGCTTATTGACATTGGCTTTGAAGGAATTCCATGGACTTGGTCAAACAATTGGGAAGAGGGGAAGGAAATAAAGGAAAGATTGGACAGAGTACTATGTAGTAGACAATGGAGAAGGGAATTTGAGAAGGCCAAATGTTTACATATCCAGAATGAGGCCTCTGATCATGCTATGATGCTTTTAGATACTGATTCATGTGGGAGGAAGTggaaaagaag GCAGAGGAACAATAATGCTAAGAATGAAATAAGGGAGTTGAGGCAGAAACTTGCAGAGGTTCAGAGTGATGGGCATGCAAATAGGATTGGAAAGGTCAGGGAGCTCAAGAAGAGATTGGAAGAGGCTTATAAGAGAGAGGAGGTGTTTTGGGGGCAGAAAGCAAGAATTAAATGGTTGCAGGAGGGGGATAAAAATACGAAATTTTTTCATGCAAGTGTTGCAGAAAGAAGGAGAAGGAACAATATTTCATGCTTAAAAAAGGGTGATGGTACTTGGTGTGATTCAGAGCAAGAAGTTGCAACTGAGATTCAGGGGTTTTTTCAGGAGTTGTTCACTTCCAGTAATCCTCAGCAGATTGAATCAACACTGAGGGATATTCCTCTAGTTATCACAgaccaaatgaatgaaatgctggTTAGACCTGTATCAGAATTGGAAGTCAGAAATGCTGTTTTTTCCCCACAACCAAACAAAGCACCAGGGCCTGATGGTATGACTTCTGCTTTCTTTCAACATTATTGGAATGTGATTAAAGCTGACTTGCTCAATGCTATTTCTAGCTTTTTTCACTCTGGCCAGTTATTAAAGGCTATTAATGAAACTATCATCACTCTTATTCCTAAGGTCGATTCCCCAGTTCTGGTGTCTCAGTTTAGACCAATCAGTCTGTGTAATGTTGTCTATAGGATTATATCTAAAATTCTGGTCCTCAGATTAAAACCTGTTCTCAATTGTTGTATCAGCCAAAACCAATCTGCTTTTGTCCCAGGAAGACAAATCATTGATAATGTTGTTATTGCTCATGAATTTATTCATTGCTTAAATAACAGAAGGTTTGGTACAAATACTTTTATGGCTTTGAAGCTTGATATGTCCAAAGCTTATGATAGAGTTGAGTGGCTTTTTGTGCTTAAAATAATGGAAAAGATGGGTTTCTGTAAAAAATGGAGGGACTGGATTTTTAAGTGTATGTCATCTGTAGTATACTCTTTTAACTTGAATGGGGAAAAAAGGGGGATAGTAATACCTACAAGGGGGATTAGGCAGGGAGATCCTCTATCTCCATATATTTTCTTGCTTGTCTCTGAGGGATTATCCAGGTTACTCAGCAGTGCTATGGTCAGGCAGGAAATTTCTGGTCTTAAGATTGCCAAGCATAGCCCAGCACTGTCTCATCTCTTTTTTGCAGATGATACGTTGATTTTCTGTAAAGCTAACAAAGAGGAAGCTGCAAAGGTGATGAAGCTGTTGGAGCTGTATGGGAAGGCTTCTGGACAAATTATAAATGCTGAAAAGTCTTCTGTCTTTTTTAGTAAGAACACAAAGGAAGGGGAAAAGGCAGAAATTTTGGATACTTTGGGAGGCATGAGGGAAGCTAAGCAGAGCAAATATCTGGGCCTACCACTGGTTATAGGAAGACCAAAAAAACAAGTGTTCAGCTACATTAAGGAAAGGGTCATTAGAAGATTGGGGGGATGGAAGGAAAGGTTGTTGAGCAATGCAG CAATGCTTGCAAAGCAATTATGGAGGATTTTGACAAGGCCAAATCTGTTAGTCAGTAGGATTGTTAGGGGGAAGTATGTTAGAGGATCCTCCTTTTGGGAAGTGAATATCAATGCTGGGGATTCTTGGGTTTGGAAAAGCTTTCTCAGTGCTAGGGAGTTGCTGGAAGAAGGGGTGAGGTTGAGAGTTGGGGATGGCAAGCAGATTGATATTTGGGAGGATAAGTGGCTGTTAGATCAGGAGTATGGGAAAATCAGATCATGTAAACCTCAACCGTGTCATATACAAAGAGTGCATGAGTTGATATCTGATGGGAATTGGAATGTGGATATGATTAGAGAAGTTTTTGAGAAGGAGGATTGTCAAAGAATACTTGATATTCCAATTAGTAAGTGTGGTGGTAAGGACAGGCTAGTATGGAGTTTTTCTAATTCAGGGGAGTACACTGTGAAGACTGGCTATGCAGTGGCTAAAGACTTGCAGTGGAAAAAAAAGGGGGTGTGCCAGCAACAGGGGAGTAGTAGTAGGAATGAATTTAAGTCAGGGGTGTGGAAATTGCTATGGGGTTTGAACGTTAAACATAAGCTGAAACACTTTGTGTGGAAATGCCTGCAGCGAATTTTGCCAGTAAATGAAACAGTTAGGAGAAGGACTGGACAAGGAGATGATAGGTGTTGTTGCTGTGGAGAAAGGACAGAAACTCTTGAGCATATGTTCTTTTTCTGTAAGCATGCGGAACTGATTTGGAAGTTTGCTCCAATTAATTGGGAGGGGTTGAATGAAtacagatatagtttttggcaTTGGTGGGGTAGTCTGATGGAAGCACAGGTTAGAAAGGAGGGAAGGGAACACATTGAGCTGACCATTAATGTGCTTtggcagatttggaagtccaggAATTTGATTCAATTTAATAGGGAAGGGAGATGTCCAGGCTTGACAAGTAATAAGGCTGTTCAGGAATGGTTAGAATTCCAGAATGTTTCCATAGTAAAGATGGAGGATGACGAAAAGGGTAGGGGAATTGAAAGAGGACCTGTGAAATGGGAGCCACCTCCAGAAAATGTTATATGTTTAAATACTGATGCAGCTATCAAACAAATTGGTGCAAAGGCCAGTTGGGGAGTTGTGGCTAGATGCATGGAAGGGAAGTTAAGAGGAGCTTGGGCTGGGTGTGAAGACAGGAGGGGCATTCCAATTGTTGAGGAGGCAAGAGCTGTTCGGCATGCGCTTGTCTTGGCCAAGCAGAATGGGTGGAGAAACATTATTATTCAAACTGATTGCAAGAGAATTGTGGATCAGATTAGAGACGGAAAGTTGAATGACCATTTAGCAGGTGCTGTCCTTTTTGATATTATGGCACTCAGCAAGGACTTTAGTTCTTGCCTGTTTTCGTTTGTCAAAAGAGAAGGGAATAATGTTTCCCATCAATTGGCAAAGTTTGCCTTAAAATTAGTTTCTGAGATTGCTTGGAAGGAGTCTTTTCCAAGTTGGCTGAGTAGTATAGCCAAAATGGATGTAGGGGCCTTTGCTCCAAACCTTGGTTCTTCTGTTTTCAAGTAA
- the LOC113716488 gene encoding putative receptor-like protein 8, translated as MRGHSILIASWALAVSIILNGRQLCSGCFSEEKHALLDFKASLNVTTNAHLILSSWTGKEGDGANDDCCTWERVKCSNITGRIVELHLSYLPENIYEDWTDWYVNISTFIPLKDLRALDLSGNDFNSEVTGCRNWAKLQNLESLYLDDNNFNNSIIPCITAITELKRLSLRYLGLEGSFPIEGIFTCYL; from the exons ATGCGCGGTCATTCCATTCTGATTGCCTCATGGGCTCTTGCTGTATCAATAATACTCAATGGAAGGCAACTTTGCTCAGGTTGCTTTTCAGAAGAAAAACATGCTCTCTTGGACTTCAAAGCTTCCTTAAATGTGACTACAAATGCTCATCTTATCCTTTCTTCGTGGACTGGAAAAGAAGGTGATGGAGCAAATGATGATTGCTGCACCTGGGAACGGGTCAAGTGTAGTAATATTACTGGGAGAATTGTTGAACTCCACCTTAGTTATTTGCCAGAGAATATCTATGAGGATTGGACCGATTGGTATGTAAACATTAGCACTTTCATACCTCTGAAGGACCTGCGAGCTCTAGACCTGAGTGGTAATGACTTCAATAGTGAAGTGACAG GCTGCAGGAATTGGGCTAAGTTGCAAAATCTCGAATCTTTGTACCTCGATGATAACAACTTCAACAACAGTATAATTCCATGTATAACTGCAATTACTGAACTTAAAAGGCTGTCTCTCCGTTATTTGGGTTTAGAGGGATCGTTTCCTATAGAAGGTATATTCACTTGCTATCTATAA
- the LOC113716557 gene encoding D-galacturonate reductase, with protein MAKLPGVTLSSCEKPMPVIGMGTCSFPPADLETTKTAIIEAIKAGYRHFDTAFAYGSEKPLGEAIVEALTLGLIMSRDELFITTKLWSSFAERDQIVPACKMSLQNLQLDYIDMYLIHWPVRLTGRVRSMPVEKDAIKPLDVKGVWEGMEECVKLGLTKGIGVSNFSCKKLEEVLAVATIPPAVNQVELNPTWQQKELREFCKAKGFEITAYSPLGANNTKWGDNRVMDSDVLAEIAKSRGKTVAQVALRWVYEQGVSLVTKSYNKERMKQNLQIFDWSLSGEELEKISQIPQRKGVTLASVLGPHDLVLELDAEV; from the exons ATGGCCAAATTACCAGGGGTAACATTGAGCAGTTGTGAGAAACCCATGCCAGTTATTGGCATGGGAACTTGCTCGTTCCCTCCGGCGGACCTGGAAACTACAAAAACAGCGATCATCGAAGCCATTAAAGCTGGCTACCGCCACTTTGACACGGCGTTTGCTTATGGTTCTGAGAAGCCTCTTGGTGAGGCAATAGTTGAAGCTTTGACACTTGGCCTGATCATGTCCAGGGATGAACTTTTTATCACCACTAAACTATGGAGCAGCTTTGCTGAACGTGACCAGATTGTTCCTGCCTGTAAAATGAGCCTTCA GAATCTTCAGTTGGATTATATTGACATGTATCTGATACATTGGCCTGTGAGATTGACTGGAAGGGTCCGTTCAATGCCGGTCGAAAAAGATGCAATAAAGCCTCTGGATGTGAAGGGGGTATGGGAAGGCATGGAGGAATGCGTAAAACTTGGCCTAACAAAGGGCATAGGTGTGAGTAATTTCTCTTGCAAGAAACTTGAGGAAGTACTCGCAGTTGCTACAATTCCTCCTGCAGTTAATCAA GTGGAACTGAATCCAACTTGGCAGCAAAAGGAGCTAAGGGAGTTCTGCAAGGCAAAGGGTTTCGAAATCACTGCTTATTCTCCTTTGGGGGCCAACAACACCAAATGGGGAGATAACAGAGTTATGGACTCTGATGTGCTAGCTGAGATAGCCAAGTCTAGAGGGAAAACGGTTGCTCAG GTTGCACTAAGGTGGGTGTATGAACAAGGGGTGAGTTTGGTGACAAAGAGTTACAACAAGGAAAGAATGAAGCAGAACCTCCAAATCTTTGATTGGTCATTGTCTGGGGAAGAGTTGGAAAAAATTAGCCAAATCCCACAACGAAAAGGTGTCACCCTGGCCTCTGTTTTAGGTCCCCATGACCTTGTGCTGGAGTTGGATGCAGAAGTCTAA